The Fusarium poae strain DAOMC 252244 chromosome 2, whole genome shotgun sequence nucleotide sequence TAAATGGGACAACAACTTCCAGCCCTTGTCGATCTCATTCACAACCGTATTGGCTGGATCATTTGATGCCTCCACTTGTTGGTTACAAACATCACTATCTTAGGTCAGAGGATAATTGAGGATTTTGAGGAAGGAAATCAATTTTACTAATCCACGCTAAATACATTCAGAGACCTCTGTCGAGCGACATCGCTCGATCATCTATAATATACGAATAGGAAATCCTCGGCCAAGTCATGACTGGACATTCTGTGCTTAGGCAGTGTCCAAAATGACAACCTCTGCCTCTGCCTCACCAATACTTTCCACTGCGAGCTTATCTCCAGCGTTGACACCCTCAATAAAGGCGCCGTCGCCTTCGAAGATCTCAGCATCCTCGCGGCCATCCAGACGGATCTTTGCCTTTCCTCCCTTGGTCATGGGAACGTGCACGTAAACCTTTCTCTTGGTCTGCTCAGTAGCGCCTCCTCCGACTGTCCATTCGAACTTGTTGGTTGGCTCAATGATACCTGCCCCCATGACAAAGTCGGCGTGGATGGGAATGGTGTCGGGAATGACAGGCTCGGCAGCCTTCTCCTGTTGGGCAGTTGCATCCTCGCCGCCCTTGAGAGGGCTCAGAATATTGACAAAGCCCTGTCTCTTGGACTCATCGCTGAAGTGACGGGTGTGGTATCGGGGAACCAGGCCGCGCTTCCAGGGGATGGCCCAGATCTGTAGAAAGTGCACAGTGTCGGACTTGTGCTCGTTGAATTCAGAATGGGCGATGCCAGTTCCACCAGTAGTGAATTGAACATCTCCTCGCTTCATGCGGAAGAACTTGTCGGACTGGCCTCCCTCTTTGCCCTTGGTGAGCATTGAGTCTCGGTGTGTGAGTTCTCCTCCAAGGATGTAAGAGAAGATCTCAAAGTCACGGTGAGGGTGTGTGGGGAAACCCGAGTTGGCCTTTACACGATCCTCATTGAGGACGCGGAGAGAACCAAAGTGAGTGAATCTCGGGTCATACCAGTCGGCAAAGGAGAATGAGTGGTATGTGTTAAGCCAGCCATGATCGCTGTGACCCCTGTTGCTGGAACGGTGGGGAGTGATCTTTGCTTGGCGGAGTGATTTGGACATGTTCTTTGCAGCGTTGATCATTTGGCTCTGATGAGCTGTTTCTGTTGTTAATTTTTTGTTTGAGAAGATGTTTGTTGTAAGTTGTTGAAGGTTGTTGATGTAGTTGTTTGCTGGTGAatagatgatgatgaggatggaaaCTGCAGCGACAAAAATCGCAATCCAGGGACCGGAACGAAACATATATAGACGAATTCACCGAATTCACGAGAAGATGCCTGGATGCAAATGAATTAAATTTGAAGTTGATTGAAAAACGCTGACAAGATATAGCTAATTGTGTTTTGCCATTGCCCATTAACTTTGTCATCATTGCTCAGCGGATTGGTCAATGATTGACAGTTCCAAATTGTGGGGATGCATGCAAGATTTTAGTTGATTATCTCAGGCTTACAGAGACACGACTAAGAGCCAATCACGTGACTGATCGTCATGAGCTTGTCTGAAATGACAAACTCAATTCAACAAGTGCCCCAAAAAAACGGTTTGACGTTACTCCGTAACTAGTTGGTTGTAAATAAACTCAAAAAGAGACGTTGAATGGGAGACGGCGTGAAAAAAGAGAGGGAAGAAAATATCACACTTCCCGTGAGACCGTTTATGTGTGGCTGGAAGTTTGAACAGTTTTCAGCTGATTGACTAATGGTCTAAGCCAGCCACTACTTCATCCTTTGAAGTAAAGAGAAAATCAGATTGCCCAGCATTGATCTTAACAGGGAAatctataatatttacttctTCGCCAATAGAAAACCGTCCCAAAGGACTGGGAGACAGTgtttctcgtctagccatcCGTCATGTTGACCTTACCACCATGACGCGGAGGGAACCCAACGCTTTGACAACCAACCTCTTAAAGACTGAGACAGACATATCAAACACCAACGATGGGTACAATCCTGGTTTCTTTCCCAATTTATTTTGTTTTCATGTTGCATGTACCTTGCATGAAGGGGTAAGAGATACAGTAATTACAGCGCGCCCTTGCAGAATATGCTCTATGTGTACAATATTTGAGCTGTCAGTGGGTCGGTGATGCCACTTCAGCTGGTGTAAGCCGAGTTCAGGTTGCATTTGCATGTAGTTCGCATGAGAAGCAGACTTGACAGTTTAAGATGAATTACTATGATCAATTTGATCTAGAAGAAGTTAGTATTTTCATCTTTATCTATTGGTGAAGGTTAGTGTGTTTGTATAAAATTAGATGCCTCACCGCACCTCTGCTGTTGTGTGACTCGTGTTACTACTCCTTACCCGAGTTCTCTCCCTATTCAAGGCACTTAGTCTATCAAGCTCAAACAAAATCTCGGTCAGTCGAATTAATAACAAACGCTAGTACCTGAAACGGTTGACATGACACTTTGAACTCGTAACCGAATCTCCGAACGCTCACCAAAGCCATGAGAGGAAGCTGAGTTGATTGTTTAGGTGAACTCTTGAGGTGGTTGGTAATGTCTCAGACCCCTGTAATCATGAGTGGAAACTTCTAGTCTGGGGTAAGACAGACGTCATTGCCTTCTAATTACTACCTAGGAAGAATGGTGTATCGAGCTTTACAAACCAAGATGGGCATCTGAACACAAGCTTTACAAGATAGAAACAAACCAAGAGTGGTCTATACAGTTAGTGGCCTCGTCCTAGACCAAATTCATATCCATTATTCTCTAAATAAAGGTGTGATTGTGACAACTCAAGCCCTCAGTCATGGTGAGCTTACTCCCGACGGGCCGTATGACTTAAACCCGACTAGGTCTAGCCAAACTTTGCGTTGGCCTTGTTCATTGCCCGTGCAGTGACAACACAGCAGCCGCAAGACATCCATCAGCATCCCATGGAAACCCGacttttctctctctgcccAACGTTTTCTCCCTTCCCAAACTCTTAAGAACCTCTAGAGACCTCTCTTGACTCTTCATTTGGCATTGGCAGTTTTACTTcagttttttctttttttgcttctAGTGGTAAGTCAATCTCTTCCCTGTCATCACCTTCCTTGTCGTCTTTAAGACTTCCAGTTTTGGTGGGGCACGGGGGCTGGGAACACTTAGTGCCTTCATGTTACTATCGTTACCAGCCTCTCCAAAGAACCCAGCCTCGTGAAAAGAGTCTTCATAGTCCAACCATATCTCATATTTTCTCTTTAGCCTGCAGCATGCCTTTGCTATTTTCTCTCTAGAATCCTGTTTCGTGCTATCAATTGGTCCTGAGACGAAGAGTGAGTGCGGAGAGTGGGAACAAGTCGGTCTGCATTCTGCAAGCCAAGTTTATACCCTCCCTCCCAATATCAGAACCAAACAGGaaacaagtcaagtcaacCTGCCCAAACCAGCATGAACTTCCAAAACTTCAACTTTGACTTTGTGGAAGGACCTCGTATGTGACACTACACCCTCTTTTTTCACTCAAACATTCGCTTTTGGACACCACCACACATCTGCTATACAATCTGCACCTACATCTGCACCTGCATCTACACCCACATTCACACCTTCAACTACTACTACACCCTCATTCATTGTCGGTGTCGCTGACGAACAAACCCACACAGGCCAAGGCCCTCCAAAGAGACAAACTCCTGGCCAGCAATCaattgacgacgacgacgatcaaTCGCAGCCGATCCTTCATCCTTACTATGATCTCAGACAGCGTGTAGGCCGCAACTCAACCAACCCATCAGCGTCACCACCTGGTGCTCTCTTCTTCGCTCCTTCGCCTCCTTCACTACCTCCATCCAAGGTCACAGCGTCATCAGCTGAGATTTACGGCCCAGAGCGACTCTTCGGCTCTGAACTTCCTGGGGGTTTTGCAGCGCCTACACCGCCAACACAAACACACTACACTGCTCCGCCCAGGCCTCGATCTGCTCGCAGTGCTCGAGCTGTACCGCCTGCCGCGCCGCCTGCTTCTGTTGCTATCTCTAGTCCTCCTACCGCTGTTCGTCCTACATCTGTACGCTTCGACGAGGCGCAATTGGCCATGTTCGCCGCCGAGAACTCAGCTCGTATGGCGAGCATCAAGGACGAATTGACAATAGCCGCTGGCAAAGTCACTCCTGGTGTTGACGATACACCTTATATTCAGTATGCTCTCGAAGCACTTACACGAAACCATGGTGGTTCTTCTACCACGCGGTTCCCCTCTGGTTCATCAAATGACTACGAGGATGATTACGCGCAACCAAGACGGTATGCCAACGACGAGATGGGACACCATCAATTGAGACGCCCAGAGCCCGCTTACGTTGAAGATCGTTTACCAGAACCGATCGAAACACGCGCTCCCCAAGAAGAGACCCCCGCCGAGATGTTCCACGCTGCACCAGCGGCTCGTCCCGATGTACGAAGTCCTCCTAAACCACCAACTCCCTCAAGTCATTCTGAGCATGACCAATTCGCCCAGCGGGAGAAGGCTCGTCCTCGATCCATTCCCGTCGACCGGGCGCACCCTCCTCTCACCTTCAAGCCCGCCATCATTCGACCAATCTCCCTGAGTATCCTTACCGTACTATGCTTACTCATGATCGCTGCTCTCATCTTCTGCGCCGTTTACTCGCAGAAGGAATTTGGGTTCACTCCGTATCCCGGAAGTATATACAGTGGCC carries:
- a CDS encoding hypothetical protein (BUSCO:37776at5125), whose amino-acid sequence is MINAAKNMSKSLRQAKITPHRSSNRGHSDHGWLNTYHSFSFADWYDPRFTHFGSLRVLNEDRVKANSGFPTHPHRDFEIFSYILGGELTHRDSMLTKGKEGGQSDKFFRMKRGDVQFTTGGTGIAHSEFNEHKSDTVHFLQIWAIPWKRGLVPRYHTRHFSDESKRQGFVNILSPLKGGEDATAQQEKAAEPVIPDTIPIHADFVMGAGIIEPTNKFEWTVGGGATEQTKRKVYVHVPMTKGGKAKIRLDGREDAEIFEGDGAFIEGVNAGDKLAVESIGEAEAEVVILDTA